The genome window cttaaagtcagtcctgaaaccaacagggagccgatgtaaagaggctgaaccaggtgtgatgtggtcgcagctctcggtcctggtttacagccgagcagctgagtcctgtacagtctgcagtctgtcagagtttttagatgaagacgagtgaacaggctgttacagtaatcgaggcgtgaggagataaaaacatgaacaacagtttctgcGTCAGTAAGATTATAGAGTTTGATGTTGCCTTGATTACTGGCAAACACAAGTTATTACAAGCGTAAATTAAGATCTTTTATGAATAACATGGGTCTGCCTAAATTAACTGACAGTGCTTCAACTTGAGATTTTAACTTTTACCGGTGGATATCGAGCGCTGTCCGTGTTATTTCGACACTGTGTGATTTTTAAGAAGGTTGGAAAACCGAAGCTGTTTGGGTTGTTTGTTTGGTCGACCCCGAATTAAAAAGTGTCTGTCAGCAGTTTGTTACAGGTGTGGCATCTGTGGTTGCCCGTAAACAAGGCAACACCAAACTCGTGAGATTTCAGAGTTTGGGAAGGTGTTCTCAAGAAAATGGCCGTTACAGGAAACGCAGCTGCCAGTGCACCGTGCCGTGAAATGCTGCCTGCTGCGTCTCTGTTCTGATCTCTGACAGCCGgatggtttgtgtttttctttttgtcttcagTCTCCTGAGTGGTCGGATCTCGACTCTGAAGGATGAAACTGGAGCAGTAAGTACAGTCgctctgtatttatttgtctgtcCGTTTAGTGACAGCATGATCGAATCTTATCATAGTTGCCCTGGTGTGTATTCTCTGTGTGGTAATAAccaagcgtgtgtgtgtgtgtgatctccTTTTGTCCCTCCTCTCTCACCGTAGATCTTCATCGACAGGGACCCCTCTCTGTTCGCTACCATCCTCAACTTCCTGCGGACCAAAGAGCTGCACCCCCGCTCCATCAACGTGCACATGCTCGTGCACGAGGCCGAGTTCTACGGCATCACGCCGCTGGGTGAGGCGCGCAGAGTCGGGAGATGTGACGAGCCGTGTGGAAACTAAAGATTTTAGGACATCAGCCtatgcaacaaaaaacaaacaaaaaagaccTGTAGTCTGTGTGTCTTCACTTTTCTGCTCCTCAGTTGGGTTTTTGGAGTTAAATTGTTAGAAGTTTCGTAAATACGGTCTCAGGACCGGACTAGTCTGACGGGAGCTGCAGGTCTTGAAAAGCCTTTTAAAAAGCACtgatttccaaaaaaaaaaaggtcttaaatgtgatgttagcaaaaaaaaatattgttctaGACCTCTGACCTTCTATAAAACTCATATTTGaacctttttaaattaaaaaatataaagattttTATTTGGTATCCTTTCAGGTCGTgtttaataattaatgaatcgtattattaggaattattgttaCGCACTGCTGGGAGGACAAACGGGTGTTGTCAATAAATTCCTGCACTGGGCCACATCGTCCCAACTGGTTTTCATCATCATAAACGGTGAAACgggtattaaaaagtcttaaactGAACTTTGCGAGCCCGGCAGAAGTCCTGGTCAGACTTATTTAAACTTCCCTTGACTACACGGCGTTTTCTGGGAAAAAACACGAACAGCCCGAGACGACGAGTAGCTCCTGAAACTGTCTGAGCGAGGAGCTGCTTTTCCCAGTCAGCCAGCTGCTGCAGGTGATGAACCTCCGCCCACGGGACGACACTCACtgacacacctgtcacctgtcaaCCAATCACCGCAGACGTAGCAACAGGGTCAGCCCCGCCCCTCCTTTAAGCTCTCAGGCTTCTCTGAGTTCCTTTTTTTTAGTAAAAGTTTCTCTCAGCAGCttcagaaaaaagaacaaaaaaaaagacctgtAGTCTGTGGGACAATAAGATACTTTCAGcccctttttaatttttaaaatcacttaaaaatatccgtgttaaaatgttttgctcagTTATGTTCTGCCCTCGCTGCACTCAGTGTTCTTCGTTCATAACTGTtgctctgctctgttttctGAAAGaactgttttgggtttttttaacaGTGCGTAAGCTGCAGCTGTGTGACGAGCTGGACCGATCGTCCTGCGGAAACGTGCTGTTCAACGGCTACCTGCCTCCACCAGGTACGCCACCCTGTCGTCGCAGCACGCCCCATCCACGTGTTTCAGGAAGTATAGAAACGTAGAGTTTGTTTATTCCGTGTGTTAGTTGTTACTGGAGATATGAAAGATTTCACACTAATAAACTGGGGGAGGGGGAAGGAAGCAAAGCTCAGCCGGACAATGTATAACTGTTTATTACTGGAACGTAtcgcagaaaaggtttcagtcgtagtcgtctggacgctgttttcagaatcaagacgtttcggctcccatccggaagtcattctcaattgtgaaaatgatctgagaactcagaaatttaagctactctgtgttacataagccccgccctcaggaaggagtctacctgagtgtctgttgatagctagtttcacctgaaactgacctaatagtttccatgatggcccagtaatcagtaatcaggcctattgttttctggctgcacctcctcatcactgttaagtacctgattagcatgtgattggcttgaccacggtgttaatacactgtggtaaactttgggcagattgaatctcagaccaccatttctgttcaaagaggggttttcttttttcacaaaaatggcttagatgctaatcaggcacttaacagtgatgagggaggtgcagccagaaaacaataggcctgattactgattactgggccatcatggaaactattaggtttTGGTGATAAGGTCTTAAAAGAAAACTCGTAGCTTGTAGTTTCTGTGCTACTCCTACTGATAAGCCGGGATACTGACAGTAAGCCTGGAGGCCGTGTTCACGGGTTTCTAACTTAAGAGCTTCTCGCGGAGCTGCCGAGAGACGACAAGTGGCGGGGTTGAGCCTGTCTACAGCGGCAGCTCGACAGATTTCATAAACATATATATTGCGATATTAAACAATATGCGAGCAGGGTGGAGCGGGTGGAGGAAAgcgtcaggtgtgttgtgtgataaaagagtctcagcaagaatgaaaggaaaggtgttggagacggcggtgagaccagcgatgttggacagcttagagacagcggcgctgaaggaaagacaagaggcagagctggaggcagcagagcttaagatgctgaggtcctctttgggagggacgaggacggacaggatcaggaacgaggacatcggagggacagctcatgttagatgtttcggagataaagtcagagaggacagatcgaggtggtttggacgtgtccagaggagagactgtgaatatattggtagaaggatgctgaggctggagctgccaggcaggaggtctagaggaagaccagagaggaggtttatggatgtagtgagagaggacatgaagctaactggtgcgagtgaagaggacgcagaggacagggttagatggaggcacgtgattcgctgtggcgacccctgaaagggaacagccgaaaggagaagaagaagaagtaaaagTTTATTAAACAACATTGACTTCCATCAAAATGCCACggcttatttctgttttgtttttttaccttctGTCCTCGCTTCCTGTCTTGTGTCGTCCAAGTGTACCCAGCGAAGCGGCGTAACCGTCACAGCGTGGCGGGATCGCAGTTCATGGCGGGCCGAGTCGTGCCAGCGGAGAGAGCGCCGGTCAGACGCAGCAACACCATGCCGCCAAACCTGGGGAATTCTGGGATACTGGGCAGAGCCAGCGCTGAGGAGAGGACGCCCGGAGGTAAAGACACACTCAAAAcagttttgagtgttttttaggGACCAATGCAGAGTTTGAGTGTGTGGACATGtcttactcatgttgtggggactcGCGTTTTGTCATTAGATTACatttttagggtgaagacttggtttaggGGGTGGGTTGGGGTTAATGGGGTTGACCCCTTTTTGTGCACAGGCCTTCTGACGTCACCGGCCAAGTGGCTCGTGCCGCATCCACGCTGCTGCGCAGGTCGGTTTAGGGTTAAGGTTTAAAGCGATGCGGTTTAGGGTTAGGCAAGTACAGTTGTTATGGTTAGGGCATAGtcaatgtcctctgaagtgatggaaacacaactgtgtgtgtgtgtgtgtgtgtaggtcaggTATCAGATCCCGGCATGGTTCGGATCATCTGCGGTCATCACAACTGGATCGCTGTGGCCTACGCGCAGTTTGTCGTCTGCTACAGgtaaacaccttttttttttctgcgaGGTTTTGGTTTTTCTAAAACAACACAGTAGACACATTCAGGAAGCGGCGTCTCGTGTCCAGCCGGCGCCGTCGTCTCTTCAGCGTCCGCTTAAAATGACTAAACGTCCCCGTTTGCAGCAGCATCAGCTGTCACTGGTTAATGTTAATTCAGCGATTTGATGACggaaaacaaaactgttgatGGTTCGCGAGTCTGAACTCAGCCAAAGATTGTTTATGAGGTAAAAGAAGCGTCACTCTGTAACAgcgtctctgcagctccaacaACTCCAGCAGAGCGAGACGTCGTCTCTCCAGCTGGTCTCACGTCAGTTTCACGAGTCTCGTTCTCCAGTTGAACTTTCTGATAgcagatcaataatttaagaTGATCAGTTTGTTACGTTTTGAttttttatctctgtctctcactgtctgtctctctgtctctctctccctctgtctctctctctccctctgtctctctctctctgtctctgtctctctgtctgtctctctctgtctctgtctctctgtctgtctctctctctctgtctgtctctctgtctgtctctgtctgtctgtctctctctctctcgctctctgtctgtctctgtctctcgctgtctctgtctgtctctctgtctctctctccctctgtctctctctctctgtctgtctctctctgtctgtctctctccctctgtctctctccctctctctctctctctgtctctctccctctgtctctctctctctgtctctgtctctctgtctgtctctctctgtctctgtctctctgtctgtctctgtctgtctctctctctctgtctgtctctctctctgtctctctctctctctgtctgtctctctgtctctctgtctctctgtctgtctctgtctctctctgtgtctctcagggTGAAGGAGTCCACCGGGTGGCAGCAGGTCTTCACCTCTCCCCGTCTGGATTGGGTGATCGACAGAGTCGCGCTCAACGCCAAGGTGATGGCCGGCTCTCTGGGAGACAACGACAAGATGGTGGCCGTTGCCTCGGGGACGGAGATCATCCTGTGGGCCATCTGCCCGGACGGCAACGGAAACGAAATCGGTGCGAGTTTCGATCCAGTCTGAGACATCTGTCACGTCACATGTTCACAGAAACAACTTGTGCCTGACAACATGTCTTTCTCCTGCAGGCGTCTTCAGTCTGAACGTGCCGGTGGAGGCGCTCTTCTTCGTTGGTAACCAGCTGATCGCTACCAGCCACACGGGGAAGGTCGGCGTTTGGAACGCCGTCACCAAACACTGGCAGGTGGGTGGAGACGCATCAGGTCGACCCGGAGGTCGCTGAGCTCGCCTCCCGCTCAAAGACGGCTGTCGGCCGCACGGCATCTAGTTCGCTGCACTGTGATCACGTTACTGACTTGGTGTAAACACGTTTTCACCACATCAACTGGgagacagccaatcagagtgaaGTATTATCGTGGCAGCGTTAATCATTGATGGATCCAGGAAACACAAAAACTCAAGTTAACGCTTACTGTCGGCTTTCTCCAGTCAGCTGATTTCTTAAATGTCACGTAACCAGGACGGtgcagtccctcattcgtccaggagtgttctatcgtagaaaaggtttcagtcgtagtcgtctggacgctgttttcagaatcaagacgtttcggctcccatccggaagtcattctcagttgtgaaaatggtctgagaactcagaaatttaagctactctgtgttacataagccccgccctcaggaaggagtctacctgagtatctgttgattagctagtttcacctgaaactgacctaatagtttccatgatggcccagtaatcagtaatcaagcctattgttttctggctgcacctccctcatcactgttaagtacctgattagcatgtgattggcttgaccacggtgttaatacactgtggtaaactttgggcagattgaatctcagaccaccatttctgttcaaagaggggttttcttttttcacaaaaatggcttctttgactcgtctttcaaaccaactcttctctctacttagaatcttcacctcgctgtcttcaaatgtgcggtttgtcgCTTtcagatgcaaacgcacggcgctctgcaatcccgagttagcgtgtcgtctgtgctgatgaagtcttttgtgaagtggctgtttggtctcacctgtgtaccgctctttgcagttttcctcactgcactgaatggagtaaactatattgctctgtttctgtgtggacaTCTTGTCCTTagttttcacaattgagaatgacttccggatgggagccgaaacgtcttgattctgaaaacagcgtccagacgactacaactgaaaccttttctacgatgggtCACGTAACCAGGTTTCTAATCGGCAAACAAGTTGAAACGGGCTCAACTTTCGTCATACGACTTCAAAATCCCGCCTCAGAGTTTTATAAACCTCTGCGCCCCTCGCGTTGCTTTAACGCAGGGCTGTTTTCGCTTTTGGACGCCTGCCAAACGCGACGCAGCTGTGCGTCCGTTCGTGCTGTGAAGGAAAGCGCTGCTCCGTCTGTCTTGACGCGCACCAGAAACAGCCAGGAAGCAGCATCTTTGATCGCTGACAGTTCAGATAGTTTCTGAAAAACGAGGAAAATCAACAGCTTTCCAGTGTTTTGAGTAATCACTACTGATGTCCTCTGTGTAGAATCAGGACGTGGTTCCCATCAGCAGCTATGACACCGCCGGCTCCTTCCTCATCCTGGGCTGCAACAACGGATCCATCTACTATATAGGTGAGTCACAACTCAcctgtatcacacacacatcagggaGTTAGTTCAGTATAAAATCTGTATCAGGGTCTGTTTGTTTACAGCTGTTTGACTCTTGTATCTGttagtttgattgtttttaggctgtctgtctgtctgtcggccactttggtccagactgaagcatctcagcagctgcttcatcgttcatgctcccctcaggatgaactgtaatcactctgctgatcctctgactttccatctagcgccaccatcaggtcgacatgttaacgcgtccgacactttggtttctgaccgaacacctgcagagctgctgacgctcccatcagcctcagctgcgctctgtgttcactgctaattagcaaatattagcatgctaacaagctaaactaagacggtgaacatgttagcatgctgctgttagcatttagctcaaagcagtacagcctcacagagctgttagcatggcagTAGACTGAATATCAAGTGGACAACTGATTCGTTGTCTTCTGTACATGAACCAATAAAGATATGTTTGAACAAAGAATCACAGCTGTTCTTGACgtctcctgtttgtttgtttgtttgtttgtttgtcagatgTGCAGAAGTTTCCTCTGAGGATGAAGGATAATGATCTGCTGGTGACGGAGCTGTACAGAGACCCGACTGAAGACGCCATCACTGCTCTCAGTGTCTACCTCACCCCCAAAACCAGTATGGAACCGCAACTCCGTTTACAACGCTGCTGTTTAAGGCTGGGTATCGGTACTTCTTTGGTAGTGACTGAAATGTGATCGTGTGATCAGGTGACAGCGGGAACTGGATCGAGATCGCTTATGGGACCAGCTCTGGGACGGTTCGAGTCATCGTTCAGCATCCAGAGACGGTCGGCTCGGGTCCGCAGCTCTTCCAGACCTTCTCTGTCCACCGCAGCCCCGTCACCAAGATCATGCTGTCTGAGAAACACCTCATCTCAGGTACGGGTCTGAGAGACGCCTCGTCTCGGGTACGGGTCTGAGAGACGCCTCGTCTCAGGGGCGGGTCTGAAAGAGGCCTCGTCTCGGGGGCGGGTCTGAGAGACGCCTCGTCTCAGGGGCGGGTCTGAAAGAGGCCTCGTCTCGGGTACGGGTCTGAGAGAGGCCTCGTCTCAGGGGGCCAGGTCTGAGAGAGGCCTCGTCTCAGGTACGGGTCTGAGAGAGGCCTCGTCTCAGTGACGGGTCTGAGAGACGCCTCGTCTCAGGTGCGGGTCTGAGAGAGGCCTCGTCTCAGGTACGGGTCTGAGAGAGGCCTCGTCTCAGGGGCCGGTCTGAGAGAGGCCTCGTCTCAGGTGCGGGTCTGAGAGAGGCCTCGTCTCAGGTACGGGTCTGAGAGACGCCTCGTCTCAGTGACCGGTCTGAGAGAGGCCTCGTCTCGGGTACGGGTCTGAGAGAGGCCTCGTCTCGGGTACGGGTCTGAGAGAGGCCTCGTCTCGGGTACGGGTCTGAGAGAGGCCTCGTCTCAGGGGGCCAGGTCTGAGAGAGGCCTCGTCTCAGGTACGGGTCTGAGAGAGGCCTCGTCTCAGGTACGGGTCTGAGAGAGGCCTCGTCTCAGTGACGGGTCTGAGAGACGCCTCGTCTCGGGTACGGGTCTGAGAGAGGCCTCGTCTCGGGTACGGGTCTGAGAGAGGCCTCGTCTCGGGTACGGGTCTGAGAGACGCCTAAACCCACAGTAAAATGAAACCTACCGAACCACACGTCTCTCACATTTTCCATCAGTCCAGTTTGCTCTTCGCGTTGCTGGTCTCTGTGTTCGTCCTCCATCATGTCGCTGAAGCTGTTCATGTCCGTCCGTCAGTTTGCGCAGACAACAACCACGTGCGGACGTGGACGGTGACTCGGTTCAGAGGGATGATCTCCACCCAGCCGGGATCCACGCCGCTCACCTCCTTCAAGATCCTCAGCCTGGACGACATCGACGGACACGGAGGCTGCAGCGCAGGGACGGAGataggtaacacacacacacacacacacacacacacacacacacacacagaggttaaAGGTCAAAGCTCGTCTAGAGTATCTTAAATTGTGCTAAAAATTCCAGCTAAgagtttcctctctcctctgttttgaTGCATTGTTCGAAAAaaacttctgtttttatttgcaaaacAGCAAATTGGTGAATATTTCGACAAGACAGCGGAGATGTTCAAGTTCATCCGTggtgaaaactgcattttctaGAGTCGCGGTGGTGAGATGACTGGATTCCTGTGATCTTGCCTTccatcaaaatatgcttttttaaaagttaattatcatcatatttctccaaaacTCTGATGCATTGAATTGCCGCTGATTGACTGTGAGCAGGTTTCACGTCTCTCAGACGGAGGAGATGCGTTTAGCACTGAAATGCTATAATTTAATATTAGCACTAGAGATACAAATTTAAAGGAATTTCCTTAATCAATGATTGGATGCGCTGACAATTAATAGTctctgtttttaaactactttactTATTGCCACAAAATCCAAGTAAATGAAGTGTGTGAgcattaaatgaaataatcctCGAAGGAGGGAACTGTCGAACATTTCATTCCCACAACTAAGTTGGATTTACGCTCAAAGACGAGAGGAATGTCTCTTAGAAAGTCCTCAAATAAAACCAGAGGTGTCTGACGGGAGACTCGCCACCAGAGGGAAGTGATGCGACACGTTGTGATTCAGGGAGAAACGACCCTTTAAATGTATTCACTTGCTGGTTTCTCCTGTAATGCTGCTGTTGTCCAGCAGAGGTCGCACTGGGACACTGTGTGGAAAAAGGAGCCCATGAAAATACTCGTGTATGTTCAAGTCAAGTCTGCTTTATTGTCAATTCTTCCAcacgtacattacatacatacagagaatcgAAATTGCGTTACTCTCAGACAGTAGAGCCTAAAATctagatcaaatataaaatataagctaaaactatacaataagggaatacaaaaaagagacataataaaaaataaaacaaaataaaaataggttgaCTAAAAGCAGCGCAAGGCACATGGCAGATAAAGTGCAAACCAGTGAACAAACAGTGCAGATAAAAAGATTTTAGGTGCATAAGAAAAATAGCTTATTCAGTCTGATTAAGGTGACAAAgagcttattttaattaaactgactgaGGTTGTAGAATGGCGTCAGTTCATTAATGAGGTAGTGAGCAGACCAATGCTACACAAAGTGACTGGTGCATGACATCGTATGTCAGTGGAAGGTcctgtggggggggggtgttcaTAGTTCAGTGGTGCCTGGGGCAGAAGAGGGACGGGGGGGCGAGTTCAGCTTCCTGACAGCCTGATGGATGAAGCCGTCCTTCAGTCTGTTGGTCCTGGCCTGGAGACTCCGCAGTCTCCTCCCTGATGTGGGATCACCTGCAATGCAGAGGGCTTTGCGAGTGTTATAGTTAGAGTGACGGTTGTTTAGGTAGAGGTCCGAAGGGTCAAAGGGTCACAGGGTCGGAGATCAGGGGTCAGGTGGTATCTGCTCCTGGTTTCAGGTCCGTATGGAGAGCGAGACGACCAGCAGGTGTTTATCCAGAGAGTCGTGCCGGACACCGATAAACTCTACGTGAGGCTGTCGTCCAACGGAAAGAGGTGAGCGTGTCTGTTTcgtgttcttatatcccggtggggactttaacctgaatgcacactagcCGATGGGGACAAAAAATGTCCACTGGATGAAACTTTCATGTTGTACAGACAAACAGAATACAGCTCATTTAGTTGTGGCTGTACTCGTCTTATAACTGAATGTCCCGAGAAGCGTCTGTAGAGTCGCCACGTCCACATTAAAGCTGCCTCATAGACCTGACCAGTGAGGGTCGGGGCCGcgtgtcattttaaatgttaatatagCCGATCACTGGGGATGGGGTTCGATGGCATTTTACCAAATTTAAATCCCGTATTGAATCTTATTAGGTTTACTTTAACATTTGCAAACTAACGGCTGAAATAACTCAAAATGTCTCGTCACCTTTTGTTGGCTAAGAAGTCCACAGTTTTTAATGTCCACAACCTTTAATTACATCCTACTTATTACTTCtattattacagtgtattattatactgtattatcatcatcaaccagtaaacccacttggtacttcatttattttctgacctgttttatagtgtattatagtgtatcatatcgttttctagtactttctcctgtgtgcactgacgtaaaggcgagctgctgtaacacagagtttcccttcagggatcaataaagtatttctgattctgaaaaatgATCTGAGCAGCAGAAATGTTGATCAAACGTATCGAATGTAACTTCATCAGCTACGGACTCAAAATACTGAAGCTCCCGATTCACAACCACGAAGCTGATCACAGGTGTTAACCTGACGTGATGtgaattcagaatcagaaatactttattgatccccgaagggaaactctttgttacagctgctcgcctttacgtcagtgcacacaggagaaagtactagcaaacaatatgatacactataaacactataaaacaggtcagaaataaatgaagtaccaggtgggtttaccggttgatgatgataatacagtataataatacagtgtaataatataagtaagtGGTGCATgtaagttaagtgcagcttattgagattattaagatattgcacagcagtaatggaggtatataatatcaatatcaataaataggaaaaactaaatattgcccaggagtattaacacagagaatattgcacaatatttcgagtattgcagagatgttaatgatcaatgtccagtttagtgacttcgggtcatacagactgacacttagagggaggagttaaagagtctgatggccacaggcaggaatgacttcctgtggcgctctgtggtgcattgtggggggatgagtctttgtttgaccagcgcgtcatggagcgggtgggagacgctgtccaagatggcgtgtagtttacccagcatcctcctctctgacaccaccgccagagagtccagctctgTCGCCACTGTGTTGAACTGCAAAGGTCCGCTGGTCGGACAGAGTGatgtcttcacacacacacacacactcttcgtGTGAATACAGACAGCAGAGCTCTCTCTGTGTCATGACCAGCAGCTTGGTTACGACTGCTGGTCAACGCGGTATTTATAAGTTTATAGtcgtctgacaacagaaacagaaaaatatgttattGAGAACACCTGTATGTTGAATTCAGCTGCATTAAACACAGCGATGGAGCCTGAACAGAGGTTtaaccagctgtgtgtgtgtgtgtgtgtgtgtgtgtgtcagggtgtgTGAGGTGCGTTCGGTGGACGGCACCTCCATCACGGCCTTCATGGTCCACGAGTGCGAGGGCTCGAGTCGCATCGGCTCTCGGCCCCGTCGGTACCTGTTCAGTGGCCACGGCAACGGCAGCATCCAGATGTGGGACCTGACCACCGCCATGGACATCGCCGGCAAGGTCGACATCAGAGGTCAGGCTCTTCAACAGACACAACTTTATTGTTCGCTGATGTCACAACAGAGGACAGGTAGCTTTTAAGGTTCTGCTACAGCAGGTCAACAGCTGAGGTCTGTCCAGGAGGGACACGTGTTCTGTAATTGGTCCATCAACTTCGCATGTGACTGTTGCGagctctgtgattggtcggAGAGTGATGTGGCCTCTCGTTGGTTGTTTTTTCGTAGCGCTGGGCGGGCCAACcgaggaggagctgctggagctgtTGGACCAGTGTGACCTGGCTCTGACCAGAACACCTGACAGCACACCTAGAACCTCTacctgcaggtacacacacacacacacacacgcacgcacacacacacacacaccctttaaAATATCTTAACAGATCTCTGAAAATCAAATACCTACAATCAAATCACGTGACCAACGGGCGTAGCCAAGTTAGCGCTGCCGTTAGCGAGCTAATCTGCTACCAAGTTTTCTGCCAGCTGTTTGCTGTGCGCTGTACTGACTGCAGGTTTGatgctgttatttatttattacgcAACAGCAGAAAGCTGAACAGACTAATCGGTCACGTGATCCTCGACCTGCACGTCGCCGCGGTCCGTCAAGATTTTCctgcttgtgttgttgttgttgactcTTGCGACTTCCTGTCTCTGCAGTCTTCACTCTCAGCTCAGTGACGTCTTCAGGATGGAGCGACTCCACTCTGCGGCCGCAGGACGAGGAGCCGGAGCTTCGGGTTCGTCCGCTTCGCTGTACGGCAGCCTCCCCCGACAGGCTCCGCCCCCCACG of Siniperca chuatsi isolate FFG_IHB_CAS linkage group LG7, ASM2008510v1, whole genome shotgun sequence contains these proteins:
- the shkbp1 gene encoding SH3KBP1-binding protein 1 isoform X5 is translated as MMSNTARIGDIIHLNVGGKRFSTSRQTLTWVPDSFFSSLLSGRISTLKDETGAIFIDRDPSLFATILNFLRTKELHPRSINVHMLVHEAEFYGITPLVRKLQLCDELDRSSCGNVLFNGYLPPPVYPAKRRNRHSVAGSQFMAGRVVPAERAPVRRSNTMPPNLGNSGILGRASAEERTPGGQVSDPGMVRIICGHHNWIAVAYAQFVVCYRVKESTGWQQVFTSPRLDWVIDRVALNAKVMAGSLGDNDKMVAVASGTEIILWAICPDGNGNEIGVFSLNVPVEALFFVGNQLIATSHTGKVGVWNAVTKHWQNQDVVPISSYDTAGSFLILGCNNGSIYYIDVQKFPLRMKDNDLLVTELYRDPTEDAITALSVYLTPKTSDSGNWIEIAYGTSSGTVRVIVQHPETVGSGPQLFQTFSVHRSPVTKIMLSEKHLISVCADNNHVRTWTVTRFRGMISTQPGSTPLTSFKILSLDDIDGHGGCSAGTEIGPYGERDDQQVFIQRVVPDTDKLYVRLSSNGKRVCEVRSVDGTSITAFMVHECEGSSRIGSRPRRYLFSGHGNGSIQMWDLTTAMDIAGKVDIRALGGPTEEELLELLDQCDLALTRTPDSTPRTSTCSLHSQLSDVFRMERLHSAAAGRGAGASGSSASLYGSLPRQAPPPTSLAKPVRDSGLSAGPGAGPQILTIPAYGHTSSPSQTASPHPPRHLDRDREWGSLRRGSFVERCQELAKGSEVGAGSGFGVPAGSEGVRRSLAVCSELEARFGLRTPTTFSVSPGARHSSGTPSSLSSSPLSSSSSHRRATPTSPTSPAPPPALSPTRCQAPVSPRRPAAASPVDVPASPESPASPDSPATGPPTSPKPHMNETSF
- the shkbp1 gene encoding SH3KBP1-binding protein 1 isoform X6, with translation MLVHEAEFYGITPLVRKLQLCDELDRSSCGNVLFNGYLPPPVYPAKRRNRHSVAGSQFMAGRVVPAERAPVRRSNTMPPNLGNSGILGRASAEERTPGGQVSDPGMVRIICGHHNWIAVAYAQFVVCYRVKESTGWQQVFTSPRLDWVIDRVALNAKVMAGSLGDNDKMVAVASGTEIILWAICPDGNGNEIGVFSLNVPVEALFFVGNQLIATSHTGKVGVWNAVTKHWQNQDVVPISSYDTAGSFLILGCNNGSIYYIDVQKFPLRMKDNDLLVTELYRDPTEDAITALSVYLTPKTSDSGNWIEIAYGTSSGTVRVIVQHPETVGSGPQLFQTFSVHRSPVTKIMLSEKHLISVCADNNHVRTWTVTRFRGMISTQPGSTPLTSFKILSLDDIDGHGGCSAGTEIGPYGERDDQQVFIQRVVPDTDKLYVRLSSNGKRVCEVRSVDGTSITAFMVHECEGSSRIGSRPRRYLFSGHGNGSIQMWDLTTAMDIAGKVDIRGQALQQTQLYCSLMSQQRTALGGPTEEELLELLDQCDLALTRTPDSTPRTSTCSLHSQLSDVFRMERLHSAAAGRGAGASGSSASLYGSLPRQAPPPTSLAKPVRDSGLSAGPGAGPQILTIPAYGHTSSPSQTASPHPPRHLDRDREWGSLRRGSFVERCQELAKGSEVGAGSGFGVPAGSEGVRRSLAVCSELEARFGLRTPTTFSVSPGARHSSGTPSSLSSSPLSSSSSHRRATPTSPTSPAPPPALSPTRCQAPVSPRRPAAASPVDVPASPRARRVRTARHRPAHQPQTTHERDQLLIGCSGGDSSPEKS